The stretch of DNA TCAGCTTGCCATCGGCCAGTGGCGACGCGACCTGCGCCACCAGCAGCCGATACCCGACGCGCCCACCGTCAGCCTGTGGACTGAGCAACAGATCGGCGACACCCAGTTCCGGCGCCTGCCCGTCAGGCGCCAACACTCCGCGCAGCAGGGCAAGACGGCGGCTGAGTTCACCGTTTTGCGCGCTAAGGTCGGCGAGCTGCTGGCGCAGCATGGCCTGCGCCTCGCGGTCTACCGCCTGCAGCTGCCGAAGCGCCGCATTCTGCTCGCGCAGCGCGACGTCGGTTGGCTGGGCCGGGGGCTTTTGTGGCGCCCGCCGATCGAGCAGGCGCGCGCCCAGCACGCCCAGCGCTATCCCAAGAAACATACTTGCCGCACACCGCCACACCCATGGCGGCGGACGGGCCATCAAGGCGCCAGGGCCGGCTGGCGCAGACCCAGCGTCTCATCGAGTCCAAACATCAGGTTCATGTTCTGGATCGCCTGGCCGGCGGCGCCCTTGACCAGATTGTCGATCACCGACAGCACCACCACGCGGTTGCCGGACTCGTGCACGGCGATTGCGCAATCGTTGCCGGCGCGCACCTCGCTGGTCTGCGGATGACTGCCCGCCGGCAACACGCGCACGAACGGCTCGCCCCGGTAACGGGACGCATACAAAGCCTGCAGGTCGACGTGTGCACCGGCACACAAACGGGCATAAAGCGTGGCGTGGATACCGCGGTTCATCGGCAACAGATGCGGCACGAAGGTCAGGTCCAGCGCCGCGCCGGTCGTTACCGCGCCGAGGTTCTGCACGATTTCCGGCTGGTGGCGGTGGGCAAACACACCATAGGCCTTGAAATTCTCATTGGCTTCGCAGAACGACAGGTCGGCTCGCGCGTGCCGTCCGGCCCCGCTGACCCCGGACTTGCAATCCGCCACCAGCTCGCCCGGATCGACGAGGCCGGCTTCGAGCAGCGGCAGCAAACCGAGCGTCACCGCGGTCGGATAACAGCCTGGATTGGCAATCAGGCGGGCGCCGGCGATGCGCTCGCGGTTCAGCTCCGGCAAGCCGTAGACGGCTTCTTCCAGAAACTGCGGACAGGCGTGCGGCATGCCGTACCAGCGCTCCCATACCGCCGGATCGCGCAGGCGAAAGTCGGCCGCCAGATCGATGACCCGCGCCCCGGCATCCAGCAGCGTCGGCACCTGCTGCATGGCAACGCCGTTGGGCGTGGCGAAGAACACCACATCGCAGGTGGCAAGTGCCCGCACATCGACCTCGCGGAATGCAAGATCGAGCCGGCCGGACAGGCTCGGGAACAGATCGCTGACCGGCCGACCCGCTTCGCCGCGGGAGGTGATGACGGCCATTTCCACCTGCGGATGCTGTACCAACAGACGCAGCAGTTCGACCCCGGTGTAGCCGGTGCCGCCGACGATTGCCACTTTGATCATGATCGATCCCTCGTCCTGGCCTGGCCGGCAAAGGTAGACCCAAACCCCGTGCACAACAAAAAAGCCCGGCGTGATGAGCAGGCCGGGCTTTCTGGAAAAGCGTATTGGCTGGGGGACTAGGATTCGAACCTAGATTGACGGAGTCAGAGTCCGTTGTCCTACCGTTGGACGATCCCCCACCCGGAATCCCCCGGCGCCGATCAGCGCTTGGAGAACTGGGGCGCGCGCCGCGCCTTGTGCAGGCCGACCTTCTTGCGCTCGACCTCGCGCGCGTCGCGCGTCACGTAGCCGGCCTTGCGCAGGGCCGGGCGGAAGGTTTCGTCGAACTCGATCAAGGCGCGGGTAATGCCGTGGCGGATGGCGCCGGCCTGTCCGTTCGGCCCACCACCCTGCACGGTGATGCGCAGATCGAAGCTGTCCGGCCGGCCGACGGTCTCCAGCGGCTGGCGAACCAGCATGCGCGAGGTCGGACGACCGAAATACGCGTCCAGGCTGCGGCCGTTGATGGAGATGTCGCCCTTGCCCAGGCGCAGGATGACGCGCGCCGAGGCCGACTTGCGGCGGCCAACCGAGATCTTGTTCTGCACTACTGGCATGACGGAGTCCGAACTGCGTGAATCAGATGTCCAGCGCCTGCGGCTGCTGGGCGGTATGCGGATGCTCGGCGCCGGCGTAGACCTTGAGCTTGCTGAACATGGCCCGGCCGAGCGGGTTCTTGGGCAGCATGCCCTTGACCGCCTGCTCGAGCACCAGCGTCGGCCGGCGCGCGATGCGATCGGCGAAGGTCTCGGTACGCAGCCCGCCGATGTAGCCGGTGTGATGCTGGTACAGCTTGTCGGTCAGCTTGCGGCCGGTCACGCGCACCTTCTCGGCATTGACCACGACGATGTAATCGCCGGTGTCCATGTGCGGCGTGTACAGCGGCTTGTGCTTGCCACGCAGGCGACGGGCGATCTCCGACGCCAGGCGCCCGAGCGTCTTGCCGTCGGCGTCTACGAGAAACCAGTCCTGCCGTATTGTCTGCGGCGTAGCGCTAACAGTCGTCTTCATGCCCGGATCGCGGTGGCCTGCCAAAAAGGCCGTGCATCCTATTCAGCGCGGCGCGTGGTGTCAAGGCAAGACGCCGCTCCAGAACGCACTCGCCGCCTCGCGCAGCGGTGTCAGACGGCCGTGAAAGAAATGATCTGCCTCGTCGATCACGGTCAGTGGCGGCAGCGGCCCTGCCACGCGCGCCAGCCAGCGCCTCACCGTCGCGAGCTCGATCAACTCGTCGCGGCTGCCGTGAATCACCTGCCAAGGGCACTGCGGCGCCGTGACCTCATCCAGATAGCCCATCCCCGCCGGGGGTGCCACCAGCAGCAGACTGGCCGCGTCGGCTGCGACATGGCCGCGCAGCGCCATTGCGGCGCCGAAGGAGAAACCGGCCAGATGAAACGACCGATCCGGATATGCCGCGCGCGCCCAGGCCACAACCGCCAGCAGATCATCCAGCTCGCCAACGCCCTGGCCAAACTCCCCCGCGCTGTGGCCCACACCGCGAAAATTGAAGCGCACCGCGATCGCGCCCAGTTCGTTGGCGGCCCGCGCCAGGGTATAGACCACCTTGTTATCGAGCGTGCCGCCGTACTGCGGGTGTGGATGACAGACGACGCACAGCGGTCCGCCCGGGTCCTGGGCCGGTTCGATCAGCACTTCAAGCGGCCCTGCCGGGCCGGTGATCTGGATACGCTGTTTGGGGGCGGGCGGGGTCGTCATGGGCACTCGAAATCAAGGCGGGCGCGAACCGCAAGTATAGACTTCAGGCTCCAGCCACCACCCGGCTCGATCCATGTCCGAGATCCGTTTTCGCCCGCTCGATCGCCTGTTGTTGTCCGTGGACCGCCTGCTGCGCCTGGCGCCCGGCGCACCCACGCCGGCCGTTCGCAATCCGGCCGATGAGCTGCCGGAAGCATCCGGCCTGACGGCCGCCGATCGCGAAAAGGCCGCCGCGCTGATGCGCGTCAACCACGCTGGCGAGCTGGCCGCGCAGGGCCTGTATCTGGGGCAGTCGCTGGCGGCCCGGTCGCCACAGACGCTCAGCCGACTGCGCTCCGCCGGCGCCGAGGAAGCGGCCCATGTCGACTGGTGTCGTGCCCGCCTGCGGGCGCTTGGCGGCCGGCGCAGCCTGCTCGACCCGGCCTGGTTCGGTGGCGCGCTGGCCATCGGTACGCTGGCCGGGCTGGCGGGAGACGACTGGAGCCTTGGCTTCATCGCCGAGACCGAACGCCAGGTCGAGGCGCACCTGGGCGATCACTTGCAGCGCCTGCCGGCGGGCGATCAGCGCAGTCGCGCAGTGCTGGAACAGATGCGCCGCGACGAGATCCGCCACGGCGAGGACGCGCGCCGCGCCGGTGGCCGCGAGCTGCCGGCGCCCGTGCGCGGCCTGATGCGCCTGGCGTCCCGGGTGATGACCAGCACCGCCTACCGGGTGTAAACCGGCCGGCGCGCGGCCTACTTCATGTTGGTGGCGTAGAAGATTTCCTGGATTTCCCGCTCCAGGCGGGCCGCCGTGGCGGCGCGTTCCTGCGCCGGCAGCTCGGCGGCATTGACGCCGAACAGGTAGTTGTCCAGGTCGAACTCGCGCACCCGCAGCTTGGTGTGGAAGATGTTTTCCGGGTAGACGTTCACATCCACGGCGTGAAAGCGCGCCAGGGTGTCGGCGTCGATGTAGTTCTGGATGGAATGAATGGTGTGGTCGATGTAGTGCTTGCGCCCGCGCACGTCGCGGGTGAAGCCGCGCACCCGGTAGTCCAGGATCACGATGTCCGACTCGAAGCTGTGGATCAGGAAGTTCAGCGCCCGCAGCGGCGAGATGTGGCCGCAGGTCGACACGTCGATGTCGGCCCGGAAGGTGCTGATGCCGTTGTCGGGGTGCTGCTCGGGGTAGGTGTGGACCGTGACGTGGCTCTTGTCCAGATGTCCCACCACGGCGTCCGGCCGCGGGCCGGGGCCCTCGCCGGAACTGCCTTCGGCATGGTTGCCCTCGGAGATCAGCATGGTCACGCTGGCGCCCTGCGGATCGTAGTCCTGGCGTGCGATGTTCAGAATGGTGGCGCCGATGATGTCGGCCACCTCGCTCAGGATGCGCGTCAGGCGCTCGGCGTTGTAGGTCTCGTCGATGTACTCGATGTATTGCTGCTGGGCCTCGCGCGTCAGCGCGTAGGAAATGTCGTAGATGTTGAAGCTCAGGGTCTTGGTCAGGTTATTGAAACCGTGCAGCTTGAGCTTGTCGTCGAGTTCGGGCATCGGAATTACCGCAGCGGGCGCAGCACGCCGGCCAAGGGGGGGTGAAAGATGATTTGTACCCGGTTGCCGGCCGGGTCCAGGCAGTAGAAGCTGCGCGCGCCGTCGCGATGGGTGCGCGGCGCGGCGACGATGGGGACGCCATTGTCGCGCAGAAATTCGTGCCAGGGGTCGACATCCTCGATGCGCGCCAGCAGAAAGCCGATGTGATCCAGGCGCTGGCCTTGGGCGGCCGGCGGCGGCCCCCGGTGCAGGGC from Immundisolibacter sp. encodes:
- a CDS encoding VOC family protein translates to MSPRPPAHAGLRHVALFVEPFEACERFYVDLLGMHVEWRPDADNVYLSSGHDNLALHRGPPPAAQGQRLDHIGFLLARIEDVDPWHEFLRDNGVPIVAAPRTHRDGARSFYCLDPAGNRVQIIFHPPLAGVLRPLR
- the speD gene encoding adenosylmethionine decarboxylase, whose amino-acid sequence is MPELDDKLKLHGFNNLTKTLSFNIYDISYALTREAQQQYIEYIDETYNAERLTRILSEVADIIGATILNIARQDYDPQGASVTMLISEGNHAEGSSGEGPGPRPDAVVGHLDKSHVTVHTYPEQHPDNGISTFRADIDVSTCGHISPLRALNFLIHSFESDIVILDYRVRGFTRDVRGRKHYIDHTIHSIQNYIDADTLARFHAVDVNVYPENIFHTKLRVREFDLDNYLFGVNAAELPAQERAATAARLEREIQEIFYATNMK
- the rplM gene encoding 50S ribosomal protein L13, with amino-acid sequence MKTTVSATPQTIRQDWFLVDADGKTLGRLASEIARRLRGKHKPLYTPHMDTGDYIVVVNAEKVRVTGRKLTDKLYQHHTGYIGGLRTETFADRIARRPTLVLEQAVKGMLPKNPLGRAMFSKLKVYAGAEHPHTAQQPQALDI
- the rpsI gene encoding 30S ribosomal protein S9, which encodes MPVVQNKISVGRRKSASARVILRLGKGDISINGRSLDAYFGRPTSRMLVRQPLETVGRPDSFDLRITVQGGGPNGQAGAIRHGITRALIEFDETFRPALRKAGYVTRDAREVERKKVGLHKARRAPQFSKR
- a CDS encoding DUF6776 family protein, which codes for MFLGIALGVLGARLLDRRAPQKPPAQPTDVALREQNAALRQLQAVDREAQAMLRQQLADLSAQNGELSRRLALLRGVLAPDGQAPELGVADLLLSPQADGGRVGYRLLVAQVASPLADGKLTGRAELWILGELEGRPQEIRVAQLRLALQRLQTFSGTLVLPAGLRPQRLRVVLEPRGQTALPFEFAWQELIAAGQPMTAATPLP
- the argC gene encoding N-acetyl-gamma-glutamyl-phosphate reductase — translated: MIKVAIVGGTGYTGVELLRLLVQHPQVEMAVITSRGEAGRPVSDLFPSLSGRLDLAFREVDVRALATCDVVFFATPNGVAMQQVPTLLDAGARVIDLAADFRLRDPAVWERWYGMPHACPQFLEEAVYGLPELNRERIAGARLIANPGCYPTAVTLGLLPLLEAGLVDPGELVADCKSGVSGAGRHARADLSFCEANENFKAYGVFAHRHQPEIVQNLGAVTTGAALDLTFVPHLLPMNRGIHATLYARLCAGAHVDLQALYASRYRGEPFVRVLPAGSHPQTSEVRAGNDCAIAVHESGNRVVVLSVIDNLVKGAAGQAIQNMNLMFGLDETLGLRQPALAP
- the coq7 gene encoding 2-polyprenyl-3-methyl-6-methoxy-1,4-benzoquinone monooxygenase, with product MSEIRFRPLDRLLLSVDRLLRLAPGAPTPAVRNPADELPEASGLTAADREKAAALMRVNHAGELAAQGLYLGQSLAARSPQTLSRLRSAGAEEAAHVDWCRARLRALGGRRSLLDPAWFGGALAIGTLAGLAGDDWSLGFIAETERQVEAHLGDHLQRLPAGDQRSRAVLEQMRRDEIRHGEDARRAGGRELPAPVRGLMRLASRVMTSTAYRV
- a CDS encoding alpha/beta fold hydrolase; its protein translation is MTTPPAPKQRIQITGPAGPLEVLIEPAQDPGGPLCVVCHPHPQYGGTLDNKVVYTLARAANELGAIAVRFNFRGVGHSAGEFGQGVGELDDLLAVVAWARAAYPDRSFHLAGFSFGAAMALRGHVAADAASLLLVAPPAGMGYLDEVTAPQCPWQVIHGSRDELIELATVRRWLARVAGPLPPLTVIDEADHFFHGRLTPLREAASAFWSGVLP